DNA from Candidatus Methylomirabilis sp.:
GGAGTCCGGGGCGACGCCGGCCTCCTCCCGGTACGCCGGGACCGCCTCGCCGGCGCTCGTCCCGCGGCCGTACTGCCCGCGGACCACGCGGGCGTTCACCTCGGCGCGATCGAGCGGGCGGACGGCGCGCAGGACCTTCACCTTCTCGTCCCGGACGGGGCCGGCCTCGAAGGCGATCGGCGGCTCCATGGCGACCAGGGCCAGCAGCTGCAGCAGGTGGTTCTGGATCATGTCCCGGAGGGCGCCCGCCTCCTCGTAGTAGCCCCCCCGCCCCTCCAGCCCGACCTCCTCGGCGACCGTGATCTGGACGTGGTCCACGTAGCGCCGGTTCCAGACCGGCTCGAAGATCCCGTTGGCGAACCGGAAGACCAGCAGGTTCTGGACGGTTTCCTTCCCGAGGTAATGGTCGATCCGGTAGAGCTGGTCCTCGGCGAGGACCCCCAGGATCTCCCGGTTGAGGGCCCGCGCCGTCTCGAGGTCCCGGCCGAAGGGCTTCTCGATGACGACCCGCACCCAGCCGGGGGCGGGGGCGCGGTGGAGGCCCTCCGCCTCCAGATTCCGGACGAGGGGTCCGACGACGCTGGGGGGCACGGCCAGGTAGAAGACCCGCCGCCCCTCCGTCCCCCGCTCGCGGTCCAGCCGCTCGAGCTGCTCCCGGAGGCGCCGGCAGGTTGCGCGGTCCCGGGGATCCCCGGCGACGTAGGAGAGGCTGCGCGCGAAGCTGTCCCAGAGGGCCGGGTCCACCGGGTGCCGGGCGTGCGCGGCCGTCGCCTCCCGCATCTGCTCCCGGAAGCCGTCGGTCCCCAGCGGGGAGCGGGCCATCCCGACCACCGAGAAGGCGGCGGGGAGCCGGTGGTCCCGGGCGAGGCTGTAGAGCGCCGGGACCAGCTTCCGCCGGGCCAGGTCCCCCGAGGCCCCGAAGATGACCATCGCGCAGGGCTCGGGAGTCCGCTCGAGCCTGAGCCCCTCCCGCAAGGGGTTTCCGGGGATTGCCTGGGCGCTCACGACGCGGGGCCCTCCCGCTTCACCGCGTGGCCGCCGAACTCGTTGCGGAGGGCGGCGATGACCTTGGCCGCGAAGGAGTCCTCCTGGCGCGAGCGGAAGCGGGCGAAGAGCGCGAGGGTCAGGACCGGGGCCGGCACCTCCCGGGCGACGGCCTCGAGCACGGTCCAGCGCCCCTCCCCCGAGTCCTCCACGTACCCGCGGATGCCGGCAAGCTCCGGGTCGTTGCGGAAGGCCCGCTCGGCCAGCTCTAACAGCCAGGAGCGGATCACGCTCCCCCGGTTCCAGAGGTGCGACAGGCGGGCCAGGTCGAGCGTGAAGGGGGAGGCCTTCAGGAGCTCGAAGCCTTCGCCGTACGCCTGGAGCATCCCGTACTCGATCCCGTTGTGGATCATCTTGGTGAAGTGGCCGGCGCCGGTTGCGCCGACGTGCAGGTAGCCCTCCTCGGGCGCCAGCGTCCGGAGGACCGGCTCGAGCCGCCGGACGGCCGCCTCCTCCCCTCCCACCATGAGGCAGTAGCCCTCCGTGAGTC
Protein-coding regions in this window:
- the zwf gene encoding glucose-6-phosphate dehydrogenase gives rise to the protein MVIFGASGDLARRKLVPALYSLARDHRLPAAFSVVGMARSPLGTDGFREQMREATAAHARHPVDPALWDSFARSLSYVAGDPRDRATCRRLREQLERLDRERGTEGRRVFYLAVPPSVVGPLVRNLEAEGLHRAPAPGWVRVVIEKPFGRDLETARALNREILGVLAEDQLYRIDHYLGKETVQNLLVFRFANGIFEPVWNRRYVDHVQITVAEEVGLEGRGGYYEEAGALRDMIQNHLLQLLALVAMEPPIAFEAGPVRDEKVKVLRAVRPLDRAEVNARVVRGQYGRGTSAGEAVPAYREEAGVAPDSATETFAAVTLFLDTWRWADVPFYLRSGKRLPKRATEIAVQFRRAPHPLLGRAAAAALEPNLLALRIQPDEGITLTFGAKVPGPALTVRPVHMDFRYGSSFAGSAPTAYERLLLDCMLGEATLFIRGDEVEAAWAAVTPMLEAWGEEPPRDFPNYEAGTWGPKEAEEMLAREGRRWRRL
- the gnd gene encoding decarboxylating 6-phosphogluconate dehydrogenase is translated as MELGFVGLGRMGASMVQRLLKGGHRVVAYDRDPKATAAAVKQGAVAAASLQDLVKRLSPARAIWLMVPAGDPVAQTVEALMPLLHAGDTIVEGGNSNYQDSIRRAEALRAKGIQFLDAGVSGGVWGLTEGYCLMVGGEEAAVRRLEPVLRTLAPEEGYLHVGATGAGHFTKMIHNGIEYGMLQAYGEGFELLKASPFTLDLARLSHLWNRGSVIRSWLLELAERAFRNDPELAGIRGYVEDSGEGRWTVLEAVAREVPAPVLTLALFARFRSRQEDSFAAKVIAALRNEFGGHAVKREGPAS